TTACAATGAGGATTGTACATTACTCCATCTGACACCATtggttaaaaaaacaaagatgttgagaatgaacattagtttacttaattttataaaaaaggtgTATACTAGATGCCAGAACAGGGAgaaacaataacaacaaaaacaaaattaatacaatatagcattagaaaAGTAATGAACAGTTCTACAAGCCAACACCCAATAATCATCACTCACCACTTTGCTCATCCAAATCAACCTCTTGGCCTTTCGGTTTTCGTTTCCTAACTAGATTCTTGTCCTtgctctttctctttttgttgatGGAAGTTTTCTCCTTTTTTGCATCTCTAACCTGCATTCCATTGGCACTATCCACTGAAACAAAACAACCACTTTATTTTAGGGACAGCTCAACAAAATGCGATGAATATGAAAGCATAATATCAACATAGTTTACCTTCACCGTTCTGCGTGGCAACAATTATCTCAACATTAGGGTTTTGTTCCCTGTAcctcttattcttcttcttttccccACTGTGTGAGTGTCTTTTCCccttcttcatcactttcatcgTAATGAAAACTCAACCtgtgaaaaatataaaacatcaaTAATATTATCGTTACTCCGGAAATTAAGAATCAACTATATAACATGTAGTAGTTGCTATTGATTGATAAAAAGGACAAATAATTGGAGTACCTTTTAGATTTGAGAAATAATGATAGATAAGTTGCAAGCGATGAGGGAGGGAAGAATAACAATCGTCGTTGTTAACAAAGGTATCGAGTATTGTGTGGTAGCGCGGCTAGGGCAATTGGGACATGGACTGCACGATGAAACAATTCACAAGAAATTTGATCCACTCAGAAGTTAAAACCCTTTCCTTTACAGTGGCGTATAACCTAATATTTTTGAGACAGCAGGCTAGGTTTGAGGTACACAATGTGGGTGAGGTTCAAGGTTTGAGGTACACCATGTGGGTGAGCTTTAGGGGGCAAGGTAAAAAGTTTGACGGAGATCGACAATGACTGAGGAAGAAACATGAATGGTCTGTGAGAATGGCTGAGTAGCGGCGCCGCGGGTTTAGGTTAGTTTTTATATTCGTAATACTACGACGGTCCTAGGTCAAAATCCGTCGTTGACTTCGTTGTATGTAATTACAAGTTTGCCACTAccatacattctaagacggttatttataACCACCTTAGAATGTACGacgtgaaaaattattttttttctctctaattacaaaattgccaccgTGCCTTTTACTAAAACGGTTCTCCAGAACCGTCGTAGATCGCACGATGTAGAATGCCATAATTCTAGTAGTGAAAGCAGGAAGTATGGGTCAAGGAAATGGAAGAAGAGATACAAATGATCGAGAAAAATAACACATGAGAGTTAGTAAATCGTCCCCATGGAAAAGATATCATTGGGATTAAGTGGGTCTATAAGACAAAGCTCAACCCTGATGGCACTATATAGAAACACAAGGCAAGGTTAGTAGCTAAGGGTTACTCACAACAACTCGGAATTGACTACAATGAGACATTTGCACCAGTAATTCGTCTTGATACCATAAGAGCTCTAATAGCTCTTGTGTCACAAAAAGGATGGAGTATCCATC
Above is a window of Glycine soja cultivar W05 chromosome 12, ASM419377v2, whole genome shotgun sequence DNA encoding:
- the LOC114378381 gene encoding uncharacterized protein LOC114378381 isoform X3 → MKVMKKGKRHSHSGEKKKNKRYREQNPNVEIIVATQNGEVDSANGMQVRDAKKEKTSINKKRKSKDKNLVRKRKPKGQEVDLDEQSDGVMYNPHCKAEEIQGLDGHRDSDTGAAIKLCRSKKDKKKRKEVQDSPEKEGEGCNQICNAFTDMENPSPC
- the LOC114378381 gene encoding uncharacterized protein LOC114378381 isoform X2; this encodes MKVMKKGKRHSHSGEKKKNKRYREQNPNVEIIVATQNGEVDSANGMQVRDAKKEKTSINKKRKSKDKNLVRKRKPKGQEVDLDEQSDGVMYNPHCKAEEIQGLDGHRDSDTGAAIKLCRSKKDKKKRKEVQDSPEKEGEGCNQVEVYIISSVDDDCSKGMKSVSCIHAVVKNSKYNTC
- the LOC114378381 gene encoding uncharacterized protein LOC114378381 isoform X4, which translates into the protein MKVMKKGKRHSHSGEKKKNKRYREQNPNVEIIVATQNGEVDSANGMQVRDAKKEKTSINKKRKSKDKNLVRKRKPKGQEVDLDEQSDGVMYNPHCKAEEIQGLDGHRDSDTGAAIKLCRSKKDKKKRKEVQDSPEKEGEGCNQVYHAFML
- the LOC114378381 gene encoding uncharacterized protein LOC114378381 isoform X1 yields the protein MKVMKKGKRHSHSGEKKKNKRYREQNPNVEIIVATQNGEVDSANGMQVRDAKKEKTSINKKRKSKDKNLVRKRKPKGQEVDLDEQSDGVMYNPHCKAEEIQGLDGHRDSDTGAAIKLCRSKKDKKKRKEVQDSPEKEGEGCNQVEVYIISSVDDDCSKGMKSMNCLFSCSALLFCLLLKLQTLFI